A window of the Haloarcula litorea genome harbors these coding sequences:
- a CDS encoding aryl-sulfate sulfotransferase encodes MRVPRPSHSVVRATLVTVFLVLLAVPVAAFVSAQVGATESPEVKRAGEVSGPDRAGYTVITTQEFSASYPSAELIVLAPDGTPVYVDDRWDTYFDVDPVPGRSETVEYVAADYISHPDCNDNGSCTREVFVRENFTTGGARVLWSRVTPGKANTRVHDIDRIDESRIVVADVYRDEVFVYDTERQVRVWTWRAQRDYPLGSGGPFPEDWTHINDVEVLPDGRLMVSLRNQDSVVFLARNGTLLDRQTLGSDGRHDVLYEQHNPDYLPGASPSVLVADSENDRVVEYRRRDGEWRRTWHWRDQRLRWPRDADRLPNGHTLITDTNGDRVLEVNESGAVVWSVEVGLPYEAERLSTGPESAGGPNATRAGLASRGPVLDRASDQGQRGALATAGAFVRQVVPESVRNGLTFVLPPGLYWWHVPLLGAALLDLGVLALLELRRSNWRFVWPVAASDERE; translated from the coding sequence ATGCGTGTGCCCCGCCCCTCACACAGCGTCGTCCGGGCGACACTCGTGACCGTCTTCCTCGTGTTGCTCGCCGTGCCGGTCGCCGCGTTCGTCTCGGCGCAGGTCGGGGCCACGGAGTCACCCGAGGTCAAGCGGGCGGGCGAGGTGAGCGGTCCGGACCGGGCCGGCTACACGGTGATCACGACCCAGGAGTTCAGCGCGTCGTATCCGAGCGCAGAGCTGATCGTCCTAGCACCGGACGGGACGCCAGTCTACGTCGACGACCGGTGGGACACGTACTTCGACGTCGACCCGGTTCCGGGCCGGTCCGAGACGGTGGAGTACGTCGCGGCCGACTATATCTCGCACCCGGACTGTAACGACAACGGCTCCTGCACGCGAGAGGTCTTCGTCAGGGAGAACTTCACGACTGGAGGGGCACGCGTGCTCTGGTCGCGAGTCACGCCCGGCAAGGCCAACACCCGCGTCCACGACATCGACCGCATCGACGAGTCGCGAATCGTCGTCGCCGACGTGTACCGGGACGAGGTGTTCGTCTACGACACGGAGCGGCAGGTCCGGGTCTGGACCTGGCGGGCCCAGCGGGACTATCCACTCGGCAGCGGCGGTCCCTTCCCGGAGGACTGGACGCACATCAACGACGTGGAGGTGCTCCCGGACGGCAGGCTTATGGTCAGCCTCAGGAACCAGGACAGCGTCGTCTTCCTGGCACGGAACGGCACGCTCCTCGACCGGCAGACCCTCGGGAGCGACGGTCGGCACGACGTGCTCTACGAACAGCACAATCCGGACTACCTCCCCGGAGCGTCGCCGTCGGTCCTCGTCGCGGACTCCGAGAACGACCGCGTCGTCGAGTACCGCCGGCGCGACGGTGAGTGGCGTCGGACCTGGCACTGGCGGGACCAGCGGCTCCGGTGGCCCCGGGACGCCGACCGCCTCCCGAACGGACACACGCTGATCACCGACACCAACGGCGACCGGGTCCTCGAGGTCAACGAGTCGGGGGCCGTCGTCTGGTCCGTCGAGGTGGGGCTACCGTACGAGGCCGAACGCCTCTCGACCGGGCCCGAGAGCGCGGGCGGACCGAATGCCACACGCGCGGGACTCGCATCCCGCGGTCCGGTGCTCGACCGCGCGTCGGACCAGGGCCAGCGGGGCGCACTCGCGACTGCGGGCGCGTTCGTCCGACAGGTCGTTCCCGAGTCGGTGCGGAACGGACTCACCTTCGTGCTCCCACCGGGGCTGTACTGGTGGCACGTCCCGCTGCTCGGGGCGGCGCTGCTCGATCTGGGGGTGCTCGCGCTGCTGGAGTTGCGTCGGTCGAACTGGCGGTTCGTGTGGCCGGTCGCCGCGTCTGACGAACGGGAGTGA